TCCTGGGTTGGAACATGATTCTGTGAGTAGTGCTTGTTTCTGCTTGGCTTTTCTCTGGTTATTTTGGTCACCTGTCGCTGTCCAAAGACATAAAGATCtccaaactgtctctgtgtatgtgggaATGTGCGTTAGGCTATAGTTTGTTGCAACCTTCAAAAGAAAGACTGAAaactgatgaatgaatgaatgaatgaatgaatgaaaggacAGTTTAGCACATTATCCACAAATCTGACTGCAACTCAGCAGGCCAAACAAATCACCCCCGCCTGCCCTGAGATCGAAGTGTTGAACAGCTGCGATATTTCATCCATGCAAAAGAAGCCCAGTCCAAAAGAATGACTGCCCAACATTTACATATGGTTGGTTAAAAGAGGAGACTCAGCTAGCCTGAATTTTACACATAAAGACCATAAAATATTCCTCTGCTgccatttgtgttttaattaaattacaggCAAGATTAGTTTCCACTAAAGCACATGATGGACGGTGGGCTCTCCCTCACCCCTGACCAATCACTTCCGACTCTAATGAAAAAAGGCTAATCTTATCACAGTTTGAGCTTCAGTTCAGCATTTTTCTAAATGTGTCGTaaaagaaaaaggcagaaagaaTATGGATCGTAAAAGCTCACATTTACAGATgagagcacacacaaaaaacagagtGGACATCTCTTGGTGGATGGAGCCATTACAGCGGTAACCACAGGCTATAATAGCCTGTCATAAACTAGTTAGACTGATATGGTATGTGATATGCCATGTTTCCCCTTGCCTTTATGGCACACTTCTACACTGATTAAATGCTTGCATTGATTTATCTGTACAGCCAGACAGTTGAACTAATAATTGTacttttacacttttaaaaaataaacaataaatactgATAAGATGTAAAAAGTAAATTTGGAGGAAATTGTAAATTTGGGGAAAACGGTAAGCACTCTGGTAGGTGCTGTGGTAGGTAACTGGGTTAGTTCAGTGCCTCATTAAAAAACCATTTTTAACACAGGATACAAAGACTCTCCAGGGAAAGGGCCATAAAtggttttgttcttttgtttgtttgtataaaATCATCAGTCTAATCTGCTGCCATATTTCCAGCCCTCCATATGCTTACCTCATCCTTACCAAGCAAGTGTCAAGCTCTGGTGTAAACCGGTCCTATGAGCTCCGCACTGAGTGCTGttgcttttctcctttttcttgtttttttttcccctcccattGATTCTAAAAGAAGAAAGGCTGGTAGTGACATGTGAAGGAGTCACGTCGCCGGTGTTGTTCGTGAGGTTTTCTTTGTCGGCCTTTGATGATTCACGCCCTGTGTATGAAGTGAATTTCCTAATGCGCCCTCGCACTTTGATTGCGTGGTAGCGCTTTGAGGTGCAGAGCCCCTTCCACTACCAGTCTCAGAGACTGCAGGAACGAACTCCCCCACTTTAACCTTGAGAGTAAACCGCCTTTCAAAATGTCTCTTCTGTGTGAGATTCAAtgaactgtataaaaaaaacccaccagtaaacctcttttttttaaatccaggtTCCACTGACTGCATTAGCTATGCGACAGTTGGCATCAATGACCCCGTGACCTCTGCCCTGCATATTATTGTGGGTGAGTAGATTCCTCCAGTCATGATTAAATGTACAGGACAGATGCGGAAAGCCAGATATATCTGTTATCAGATTGTTCAGGGtttctctgcagagctgtgatACATCGAGGGCTTGTGTGGTTTATGTGGCCCATTTATACAGGGTataacccatttatacaggGAATTCAGCTTGAATCCTTATGATAACAAGCCTGGTTACTTAACCCAGATATTTACAGTTCAGGCAATTACCTTCAATTATCTTCCATAACTGAGTGTGTTCTCAAAGATAGGCATTCTTCTTCAAGGGTACCCTGTGTTTTAGATTTTAAAGGGGAGAGAAGGCTAGTATGTGACTCAGTGGGTGCCTGATGGGTTTCAATGCTGTGCTTTTGTCTGGTCACCTCCACAGGTGACTCCCAGCCACTGGACGTCTGCTCTGTCCACCATAACAACACATTCCTTCGGTATTCCGTCTCCTTGCTTGGATATGGTTTCTATGGCGATGTGTTAACAGACAGTGAGAGGAAGCGGTGGATGGGGCCAGCCAGATACGACTTTTCAGGTAGATTAGCCAATTCGCGTTCAAAGGCTGACTGAAGTCTGCTTTACTGTTAATCTTATCTGTAATTGTACTGCCATGCATATTTCAGATGTTACAGTTTGAATTTCATATGCTATCATGTTACAGGGTTTAAGACGTTTCTTACGCATCACTATTACGAAGGAACCATATCATTTCTACCAGCTACAAACATACTGGGGACTCCCAGAGACAAGACAAGGTGCAGAGCAGGGTAAGAAATCTAGATTTACTTCCTTACCACAGTACCAGACAACAGGCTGCTTATCTACAGAGTACTGCCCGCATTCTGATTCTGTtatcacattaaattatttatttactttgcaCACACAAGGGCATTAGCTTttggttttaaatgttatttatgaatCCAAATTATCTGAACAATTTGGGAtaagtatcttgctcaaggcTACATAAcctgatttgtttatttgaaactaCAAAACTACCATGCTCAATTTCCTTCCCATTCCACTACAGTGCTTACCCCATGTGCCAAAGAAATACCTGCTCTGATGGTTATAACAGTTGTGGTAATAGGGGAGTGTTACAACAGACCAGGTATATTTAGTAAGTTGTTTAAATATGAATAGGACAGTTTTTCACTGGTGCATAGCAAGTGGAAACTCTGTTCCTGGTGGAAGGGCCTCACCAGGTCAGACGCGGATGGATTCAGAACAAGTGTCCCCAGCTCAGGTGCCACGGTGACATTGCACATTGTCACACCTTGCCCCACAGGTGTTACATCTGCCAGCACAATGGACAGCTCTTCTCTGAAGATGGACAGCCCTACAAGTCAGATGAGGATACGTTCCACAGTggtgaggagctgtgtgtgtgtgtgtgtgtgtgtgcacgcatatacatatgtgtgcacatattcGTGTGTacggtaccagtcaaaagtttggacacacctgattaagttaatgggaaacatgcattcaaagacattttaatctaaagacttatgcttaaatgcttgaaatttgtttcttagaccagcgtttcccaaacctctaCTGGtggaccccttgtcctgcatgttttagatcttttTTTAgaccctgctccaacacagctgatttaaatgatcagtttgttattaagcagcttcaggagttcataacgagttttctttgtttatatCAATTTTTTTGGACACCGCATAAtgccatttctgttatttcacacTTTTggtgtctttactattattccaaaatgtggaaaatagtaaaactAAAGAATAAAACTTGTGTCTAAACTTTTGTCtactactgtatgtgtttgttctttgtattcatgtgcatgtgtatgtgtgtatgtatgtgtatgtgtgtgtgtgtgtgtgtgtgtgcatgtgtcattaCAACAATTCCAGCGTGTATCatagagaagaaaaacaatccAGTTTCAGACCGTTGGCACTGTGGGTATTCCTGCTGCCTCGTGTCCTACCAAAGCTGCGCATGTTGTGTGCATTCTCCCTCAACTACAACAGAGCCCGGCCTTTGCAGATACACCAATATGGAGCcaaacagggagagacagaccaGCAAATCCCTGCCAGGGGAGGGTTTGCGTTCATCAGAAGCCACACGTCACATTATCTCCCTCGCTTCGGTGTGCAAAAGCGTTGACTTTGGGAAGGTGTCACATGAGCGCGGCAAACATGATTTGTGTTTGCTTATGCGGAGCGACAGATAAGTCGTGTTTACGGGAAAACAACAGATAGCGCGCCCCGCTCCCTAATTGGCAGTTTTGCATGTTGATTTCCGGAGCGTTCCTCCTCGCCGGTTGGAGACTGGGCTCCCGAGGGGGACGcagacggagggagaggggacCTTCTTAATCAGGGAGATGGCATCGCTGCCAAACTTGACTGAGATCCTTCTCGTCTGAGTGAGCAGCCACATCATTACTGCTCCTTTTGGAATGGAAATATCCCACAACCACAAAACACGGCAGGTTAAGACGTGGGCTGGTATGCAAATGagcttcccagaatgcaactgTGACACCTGAATGACAGAGTGCTAATGTGACCCAGAGGTCcatattctgtttttatgtgGTTTTAAATGTCTTACAGCTAGTGTTCTGTTGAGAAAACGCAATGGAAAATGTGCATCCTTTGTTTTGTATCTCTACTTACCCCCCCGGTTTTCAATTCCTTGATTAATTGCTCACAGTTCACCTCAGTGCACTCTGGGGAAAGGCTTTTATGACTGCAAAATATAAGAGGGGAAATGGAAATTACACCTCAggaatttttaaacaaatgggCATTTTGGCAATGGTTACATTTAAAATCTTGCCAATCCGAGTTATCAAAGCAGCAGGAGTTGGACCAGCCTCACTTTTGCTGCTGTGAAATATGTTCCTCATCTCTTGGTTGTGAGTGGTAGTGTATGAgggttacattacatgattgtcatttagcagatgctcctatcccGAGCGACCtatgtaggttacagtttttttgacGTTATCCAtctatgcagctggatatttactgaggcaatttgggttaagtaccttttccaagggtacaacagcagtgttccagcagggaatcgaaccagcaacctttcagttacaggcCTGCTCCTTATTGCggtatgctacactgctgcaaagGTATTCTTTGCAATTTCGTTCTACTTGTGctcttcagtgtgtgtgacagcagtggGACTCAGTTTGGTAGCGTGGGGTAGGTGATGAGTTGTATTTATTCCTCGGTGGTTGTGTGTTGCAGAGTACGGCAGTGATTGGCGGGTAATCCGGGGAAAGTTTCTGGCCATCAATGCTGCCAGCATGAGCTGTGCCTGTCCCCGAAGTCCCAAGGGCCTGTCGCCCTCCGCCCACCTGGCCGACGGCACCACCGACCTCATCCTCGTCCGCAAGTGCTCCCGGATCAACTTCCTGCGGCACCTCCTGCGACACACCAACAAAGATGACCAGGTACGGCCATTCATACTGTCCACAATTGCAAAGATAATCACATACAGTCTCTTACAGGTATGGTCAATGTCATGATTACCCCTGCAGCACAGTTGACAAAAGTGGCCAGGTGCAGTCAATGTCATTGGCACAGACCTTGCCAAAATCTCCCCATGACATTACAGGTGACACCAACATTTGTATTGATTTCAAAAACTTTACAAAGGTAGCCATGGAACGTACAGCACATTGTCAGTTGGATAATCCAGACACATTCTGTTTACCTGAACAAGGAGCCAGGAATGTAAGTATATATTAGCCGAAATGTCCTAGCATGGCACCCTTTACTCCATTTAAAGGTTCATGTTACATTTGTCATGGCTCCATCACCAACTTACAGAAGAATCTCATTAGAGTTCGAAACACAAGGAAGACATTAAACATCTGCCATAGTGAAAGACTCAGTGGGACTCAGTGTTACAGATTATTCCAAGGTCCATGCGGTAGGAAGTTGGTAGTGAAGTCTGGGAGGCCCAGTTCATGTCTCTCTCTGCGGGGCATTATGttgagggagggaggtagagggaaaaagagaaaaatggagagagagagagagagaggattgcTCAGCGCTATGCTTGCAAGCTGTAGGGCTGAGGTGGCACTTTTCTTACTCTGGGTTCACCTCGGGTCCGCTGCGCTGCCTGCCCGCTTATCATAAATATCCCCATCCCCGCTAAAAGCCCCGGATCATTGTTTCATCAGGACCGCTGGCAAGAGAGCTCGGTCTCGGCAAAAACGGCCTTGAAGGAAATGAGAAGGGAAATGAGCAGGCCTTCAGTTGGCGGTAATGACTGCAGTTGCCGAGCACTGAGAAAAAGAAGCTCAGGATTAAGAGAGCGCGGTAAATAAATTCACGCTTTGTCTGAACACTTTAAGAAAATAACCTGCATGAACACGGAGCAGCTGGATTAACAAAGGGAGCGTGATGGTGAATACATAGCCGTTCTTCCTCaaagacgggggggggggagaataaCAATCTGTTATGGAGGATAGCAGCGGGAGAAATTTAATCTCTTTGTGCTGGATCTGCTTTTGAAGCCGCCACAGTCCCGGGTCTGTCTTCTCTtcaccctcgccctcgcccttCCCTCCCCGCTCCTCCCGCAGTTCGACCTGTCCTTCGTGGAGGTGCACCGGGTTCGCAGGTTCCGCTTCATACCCAAATACTGCGGGGGCGACCTGGAGCTGGACCTGAGGGAGGGCGTGCGCGGGCATGAGCTCGGGCTGTTCGGCCACATCTGCAGGGACCACCCCGCCTGCGGCTGCGCCCCCGTCAACAGCAGCTGGAACTGCGACGGCGAGATCCTCTCCCACGCCGCCATCGAAGTGGGGTATGCCTGCGCCGCggcctctctctcatgcacgtgtgtgtgtgtgtgtctgtgtttgtgtgtgtgtttctatatgtgtgtgcctgtgtgtttttcttacGCTAATTGTTCGACGCTGTATCTTTTCATCGCGGCTGCTGGGGAACGGCTCAGATGAGCATCACGGCGCCATAGTGCCACCCGTTGGCTTACAGTCGCTCGACTTCGAGGGTTGTTCTCTGGATGTGTCAAACAGCCAGAGCGTGCGTCACCCTCACCTGGAGCCCAGGTGCAACGGGATGTGCGATGTCAGCTGCGAAAGATTGCGCGCAGCACGCCGGCTCTGACAGGAGTTGCATGAAGCACGGAACACATTAGTGTggcacatttcaaacacattagTGTGACTAGATATGCCGTCACAGTGGAGCTGGCGCACAGCAGTAGACTTGGTTTTAATAGTCTCCGGCTCTTTAGACCACCATTTGTTTTCTAATCACGATGACATTGTTCAATGCCGTTCGTCAGAGATGCGCGCACCTGGGACCCTGTGGTTAATTTGGGCAGTGTTCCGCGTAGCTGGTCGCCGTAATTATTTCAGGTGAGGAGACCGCGACGgtgcacagctgcagataaGGCTTCTTTAGATCCTAAATTAGTCTTATTAGGGAAAATCGAGCACTGTCAAAGTGTTCCGCATGCGCG
The sequence above is a segment of the Megalops cyprinoides isolate fMegCyp1 chromosome 23, fMegCyp1.pri, whole genome shotgun sequence genome. Coding sequences within it:
- the LOC118770367 gene encoding ceramide kinase-like isoform X2 yields the protein MEKQPRLLSSQFLLKSRVFEVTLNRSLLTWKEIQTKKKRVSGGAHNTFKVGSYCVPVSEIVAVRETDVDSRTKDERRWQKMSQRTTEGYPYAFTVSYVERARQHRWRCSDVTFHCSDSALCLQWIQSIREQLALLTSRPKHLLVYINPYGGKQQGKRIYEEKVAPLFSRASISTDVIVTEYANHARDHLLKGADLKKYDGVVCVGGDGMFSEIIHGLISRTQRDAGVDQNRPEQKLVPCGLRIGIIPAGSTDCISYATVGINDPVTSALHIIVGDSQPLDVCSVHHNNTFLRYSVSLLGYGFYGDVLTDSERKRWMGPARYDFSGFKTFLTHHYYEGTISFLPATNILGTPRDKTRCRAGCYICQHNGQLFSEDGQPYKSDEDTFHSEYGSDWRVIRGKFLAINAASMSCACPRSPKGLSPSAHLADGTTDLILVRKCSRINFLRHLLRHTNKDDQFDLSFVEVHRVRRFRFIPKYCGGDLELDLREGVRGHELGLFGHICRDHPACGCAPVNSSWNCDGEILSHAAIEVGVHCQLIRLFARGIEEQPVFDDPCVPSVI